CGTCGGCACCTGGGTCACCGGCAGCGGCCCGCACGCCGGCGACCACGGCGCCGCCCGCAACGGGCTCGACCCGGAGACGATCTCGCAGGTGCACGCGGACGGCGTCTTCCTGCTGATCGGGCTGTCGGTGGCGCTGATCTTCGCGTTCCGCGCCGTCGGCGCCCAGCGGGCCACCCGCGCCGCGATCGTGCTGGTCGCCGTGGAGTTGGGCCAGGGCCTGATCGGCTTCGTGCAGTACTTCACCCACGTGCCGGCGATCCTGGTCGGCGCACACATGCTCGGCTCCTGCCTGGTGCTGCTGGCCGCGCTGTCGGTGCAGTGGTCGACCCGCGAACGCCGCCCGGTCACCCCGGCAGCAGATGTCGCAGCGACCCGCGCCGAGGAATCCGTCCCGGTCACCGCCTGACCCCAGGGCGCGGCCCCGCGCCCCGCGCCACCGGTCCGAGCCCTCCCGCGTCGGGCGTCCGGTTCTGCGCTTCCGCAAGGAGCGGCCGGACGACGCCTGACGCCTGCCGCCCCGCGCCCCGCCAAGATCCGCGCAACTTCGGGGAAAGTGCTGTGTCCCGGGGCCCTGAGGCACCAACTTCACCGAAGTTGCCCGGATCTTGGCGGGGCGCGGTGGCCCGCTGCGCGGTGGCGCGCTGCGCGGTGGCACGGCGGGCGGTGCGCCGGGGGCGGTCAGGCGCGGCGGGCCAGGTGGGTGGCGATCGCGGCGGCGAGGCGGTCGGGGGCCCCGTCGGCGTACCCGATGAAGAGCGACGGCTCGGTCAGCTCCAGCTCGACCAGGACCGGCTCGCCGTCGGGGCCGGGGATCAGGTCGACCCGGGCGTAGAGCAGCTGCCGCGTGCCGCCGGGCACCGTGGCGAGGGTCTTCTCGGCCACCGCGAGCTGTTCGGGTCGGGCGGTACGGGAGGTGATCTCCTCGGCCTTGTAGAGCCCGTCCGGGCCGAGGTCCGGGCCGGTCAGCATCGGCCCCTTGCGGATCGCGTGGCTGAACGTGAGCCCGTCCGGCCCTGCCAGGAAGAGCAGTGCCGTCTCGCCCTCGGTGTCGACGGCGCGCAGGTACGGCTGGACCATGGTCACCCGGCCGGCGTCGGAGAGCCGGCGGACATGTGCGGCGGCCAGGTCCCGGTGCTCCGGGTCGGCCAGGTCGTAGCGGCCGGTGTCCTGGCTGCCGGCGCTGACCGAGGGCTTGAGCACGTACTCGCCGGTTTCGGCGGGCGGTTGCCAGCTCTCCCCCGGCTCGACCCACGACGTCGGAACGGTCGGCACCCCGGCGGCGGTCAGCTCGGCCAGGTAGCGCTTGTCGGTGTTCCAGCGGACCACGTCGGCCGGGTTGACCAGCGTTGGGACGGTTGCCGCCCAGGCGACGAACTCGTCGCGGCGCAGCGCGTAGTCCCAGGGTGAGCGGAGCACGACCAGGTCGTACGAGGACCAGTCGACATCGGGGTCGTCCCACACCGCGGTGTCGACGGCGATGCCATGGGCGCTGAGCGGGGCGAGGACCAGCCGGTCGTCCGGGTCGAGGTCGGCGAGGTCGGCGCAGGTGACGAGAGCGACCCGGGGTTCCCCCCGGGTCGACTGGTGATCGGTGGTCAATTCAGGTGTCTATTCAGCGGGCCATCGTGCGCCGGGCCATCGACCGCCACAGGTCGTTGCTCGGACGCATCTGGTCCATCAGTTCACGCTCCCAGGCGTTCTCGACGGTGACTCCCGCCTTGGCGCACGCCTCCCGGGCGGTGACGGTGTCGTCGGCGAACTGGTCGCCCCACTCACCGTCGGACCCGACCAGGACGATTCGCGCGCCACGCTTGCCGACGTACTCGATGACCGCCTTCGCGCCGCCGTGCCCGGCGGCGAACGCCTTGAGGCCCGCAACCAGGCCCTGGGGCGTCTGCTCGCCGGCGGTCTGCTCGGCCGTCAGCGTCGTATCGGAACCATCTGCCATGACGCGAAGCCTAAGCAGACCCGCACCCTCTCGGGCGAGAACCATGAACCTTTTGTGATGCCAATTACCTACAGGTTTAAGGCCGACCACAGGCAAGCTGTCCGTTTATATACGGACTTTTCATCGCAAAACTTCGCGGCAAACCCCTGCGCATCCGCCACAGGTTGAGCCCATCCGGCTCATGCCGAAAGTTACCCTGATGTGACGTTAAACCGGACAACTCATCCATGGGCATGATTAGTCGGACGACGAAGGCCACCCACTCGATACGGCGGGGCGGAACCGCGAGGCGGGCCTCAGACGCGAGGCGGGCCTCAGATCAGCGCGTCGAGCGCGACGGCCACGAACACGATCGTCAGGTACGTGGTCGACCAGTGGAACAGCCGCATCGGCTTGACCGCCTCGCCCCGCGTCGCGCGCCGGCAGAGTCGGTGTGCCTCGACGATGAAGATGGCGCCCACCACCAGGGTCGGCACGCCGTAGATCGCGCTGAGCCCCAGCGGCCAGACAGCCAGGGAGGTGAGCACGGTGAGCCACGCGAAGATCAGGATCTCGGCGTTCACCCGTCGGGTCGACGCCACCACCGGGAGCATCGGGATGCCGGCCCGCGCGTAGTCGTCCTTGTATTTCATGGCGAGCGGGTAGAAGTGCGGCATCTGCCAGAAGAAGACCACCGCGAACAGCCCCCAGGCCGCCGGGGCCAGCCCGCCGGTGACCGCCGCCCATCCGATGAGCACCGGAGCGGCCCCGCAGGCGCCTCCCCAGAACGTGTTCGTCGGGGTGGAGCGCTTGAGCCACAGCGTGTAGACGACGTCGTAGTAGACGATCGCGGCAAGGGTCAGCCCGGCGGCGAGCAGGTTGGTGAACGCCGCCATCAGGACGATCGAGATCGCCGCCAGCACCAGACCGAAGACCAGCGCGCTGCGTGGCGACACGGTGTGCGCCGGCAGTGGCCGACGCTTGGTACGCCGCATCAACTGGTCGATGTCCCGGTCGATGTAGCAGTTGAGCACGCTGGCCGCGCCGGCGGCGAGCGAGCCACCGATCAGCACGATGGCCATCAACCACAGCGACGGGAGCCCGCCCTCGGCGAGCATCATCGCCGGGATGGTGGTGACCAGCAGCAGCTCGACGATCCGCGGCTTGGTGAGCGCCACGTACGCCGAGAGGACCGCGCGTACGTCCCGCCGGGCCACCGGGCCCTCGGCCGCCCGCGCCGGGTGCTGCCCGGCCGGGTTGCTCGCGGGGCGCTCGGTGATCATGCTCACGGATTGCCACCTTCCGGCATCGGGCACGGGGAGATCGGATTGGTCGGGACCGCCCGGGTCCGCATACCGACCCACACACTACGCGTTGTCGTTTTGGCTGCCCGGCCGACCCGACAACGGTGCGGACGGTCACACCACCGGGTTGACCGGCGCGACGGGTTCGTCACGTAGCGCACACCATGCGGAGATCCCCGGGCGCGCGTTTAGGGACGCTCGATAGGGTCATCAGTGAGGGTTCCGCCCATCTGCCGAGGAGCACAACCATCGTGGCTGCCAAACGACCCGAGCACTCCGCACTGAACTGGTCCGACCTCGATCGCCGGGCCGTCGATACCGTCCGCGTGCTGGCCATGGATGCCGTGGAGAAATCCGGCAACGGCCACCCGGGCACCGCGATGAGCCTTGCGCCCGCGGCGTACCTCCTCTTCAACCGGGTCATGCGGCACAACCCGGCCGACCCGAACTGGCCCGGCCGTGACCGGTTCGTCCTCTCCGCCGGGCACTCCAGCCTGACCCTCTACATCCAGCTGTTCCTGTCCGGTTACCCGCTGGCCCTGGACGACCTCAAGTCGCTGCGGCAGTGGGGCTCACTCACGCCGGGTCACCCCGAGCACGGGCACACCCCGGGCGTCGAGACCACCACCGGCCCCCTCGGGCAGGGTCTGGGCAACGCGGTCGGCATGGCCATGGCGGCCCGTCGCGAGCGCGGCCTGTTCGACCCGGAGGCCGAGCCGGGCGCGTCGGTCTTCGACCACAACATCTGGTGCATCGTCTCCGACGGCGACATCGAGGAGGGCATCAGCCACGAGGCCAGTGCCCTCGCCGGGCACCAGCAGCTGGGCAACCTCACGGTGATCTACGACGACAACGAGATCTCGATCGAGGACGACACCCGCATCGCCAAGAGCGAGGACGTGGCAGCCCGCTACGAGGCGTACGGCTGGCACGTGCAGACCGTCGACTGGCGTAGCGGCGACGCTGACCAGGGCGACTACCACGAGGACGCCGAGGCCCTGCACGCCGCGCTGCTGGCCGCCAAGGCGGAGACCGGCCGTCCCTCCTTCATCGCCCTGCGCACCATCATCGGCTGGCCCGCACCCAACAAGCAGAACACCGGCAAGATCCACGGCTCGGCGCTCGGCGCCGACGAGGTGAAGGCCACCAAGCAGATCCTCGGCTTCGACCCGGAGCAGACCTTCCAGGTCGACGAGGAGGTGCTCGCCCACGCCCGCACGGTGATGGGCCGCGGCTCCGACGCCGAGCAGGCATGGACCGGCGAGTTCGACGCCTGGAAGAAGGCCAACCCGGAGCGCACCGCGCTCTACGAGCGGATGGCCGGGCGGGTGCTCCCCGACGGCTGGGCCGACGCGCTGCCGGTCTTCCCCGCCGACGCCAAGGGCGTGGCCACCCGTGCCGCGTCCGGCAAGGTCCTGGAGGCGCTCGCGCCCGTGCTGCCGGAGCTGTGGGGCGGCTCGGCCGACCTGGCGGAGAGCAACAACACCACCATGAAGGGCGAGCCGTCGTTCATCCCGGCCTCGCACGCCACCAAGGACTTCCCCGGCCACGAGTACGGCCGCACGCTGCACTTCGGCATCCGTGAGCACGCCATGGGAGCGATCCTCAACGGCATCGCCCTGCACGGCGGCACCCGCCCGTACGGCGGCACGTTCCTGGTGTTCAGCGACTACATGCGCCCGTCGGTGCGGCTGGCCGCGCTGATGAAGCTGCCGGTGACCTACGTCTGGACGCACGACTCGATCGGCCTGGGCGAGGACGGCCCGACCCACCAGCCGGTGGAGCACCTGACCGCGCTGCGCGCCATCCCCGGTCTGGACGTGGTCCGCCCGGCGGACGCCAACGAGACGGCCTGGGCCTGGCGGATGGCGCTGGAGCACACCGACCGGCCGACCGCCATGGCGCTGAGCCGCCAGCCGCTGCCAACCCTGGACCGGGACGTCCTGGGCAGCGCGGAGGGGGTCGCCAAGGGCGGCTACGTGCTGGCCGAGGCGTCCAACGGCAAGCCTCAGGTGATCATCGTCGGCACCGGTTCCGAGGTGCAGCTCTGCCTGACCGCGCGGGAGCGCCTGGAGGCCGACGGCACCCCCACCCGGGTGGTTTCGATGCCCTGCCAGGAGTGGTTCTACGAGCAGGATGAGGCGTACCGGGAGTCGGTGCTCCCACGCGGGGTAAAGGCACGGGTGAGCGTGGAAGCGGGCATCGCGATGTCCTGGCGCGGCGTCGTCGGCGACCTCGGCGAAAGCGTCAGCCTGGAGCACTACGGAGCGAGCGCCCCGCACACCGTGCTCTTCGAGCAGTTCGGCTTCACCGGCGACCGGATCGTGGCGGCGGCGCACGCCTCGCTGGCCCGGGTGGGCGACATCACCGGTTTCACGACCGGCAACTGAGGGAGCGTGGACGGCATGACGGACAAGCTGAATGAGCTCACCGCCGCAGGCGTGGCGGTGTGGCTCGACGATCTTTCCCGGGTACGACTGAGCTCCGGCGGGCTGGACCAGCTCCGCCGTGAGAAGCACGTGGCCGGTGTCACCACCAACCCGACGATCTTCGCAAAGGCGCTGAGCGACGCCGACGAGTACAACTGGCAGCTGCGCGACCTCGCCACCCGTGGCATTGAGGTCGAAGAGTCGGTGCGGATGCTCACCACGTACGACGTGCGGTGGGCCTGCGACGTGATGCGCCCGTCCTACGACGGCAGTGCGGGGGTCGACGGCCGGGTCTCCATCGAGGTGGACCCCCGGGTGGCGCACGACAGCGACCGGACGGTTGCCGAGGCCAAGGCCCTGTGGTGGCTGGTCGACCGCCCCAACCTCTTCATCAAGATCCCGGCCACCGAGGAGGGCCTGTCGGCGATCACCGACACGCTGGCCGAGGGGATCAGCGTCAACGTGACGCTGATCTTCGGCCTGGACCGCTACTCGGCGGTGATGGAGGCGTTCCTCGCCGGCCTGGAGAAGGCCAAGGCCAACGGCCACGACCTGTCCACCATCGGCTCGGTCGCGTCGTTCTTCGTCTCCCGGGTGGATGCCGAGGTGGACAAGAGGCTGGAAAAGATCGGCTCCGAGCAGGCCAAGTCGCTCCGGGGCAAGGCCGCCGTCGCGAACGCCCAGCTGGCGTACGAGCGCTACACCGAGGTGTTCTCCTCCGACCGCTGGAAGGCGCTCGCCGACGCGGGGGCGCACCCGCAGCGGCCGCTGTGGGCGTCCACCTCGACGAAGAACCCGGACTACCGCGACGTCATCTACGTCGAGGAGCTGATCGCCCCCGGCACTGTCAACACCATGCCGGAGTCGGTCATCCACGCGTACGCCGATCACGGCGAGACCCGCGGCGACACCATCACCGGCGCCTACGACGCGGCCCGCAAGGTCTTCGCGGACCTGGAGTCGGTTGGGGTGGACATGGCCGACGTGATCGCCACCCTGGAGCGCGAGGGCGTGGAGAAGTTCGAGGCCAGCTGGCAGGAGCTGCTCGACGGCGTCCGCAAGTCGCTGGAGGCGGCGGCGAAGGGTAAGGGTTCTCCGAACAAGGCTGCCAAGGGCAACGCCAAGGGCGCCGAGAAGGCCGGTGGCGCATGAGCGAGCGAATCCGTGCCACCGTCGAGCGCAGTGAGGTAGCGGCATGAGTGACCTGTTGGCAGGGAAGGTGGAGGCCGCCGCCGGGCTGGCCGTGTACGGCGCGGACGCGGTCGACAAGTCCGCTCCCGCCTCGACCCGGGACGCGCTGGTCAAGGCCGGCGTCCCGGGCAAGCTGGCCGGCAAGGACGCGAGCCTGTGGGGTCCGGACGCCGAGGCCGAGGCGAAGGTCCGGCTCGGCTGGGTGGACACCCACCAGCGCAGCCGGGAGCTGCTGGCCCAGCTGGCCGAGCTGACCGCGGAGCTGGCCGACCTGGACCACGTGGTGCTCGCCGGGATGGGTGGCTCGTCACTGGCCCCCGAGGTGATCACGCGGACCCTGGGCCGCCCGCTGACCGTGCTGGACACCACCGACCCGGGCCAGGTCCGAGCGGCGCTCGGCGACCGGCTGGAGCGCACCGTCGTCGTGGTGGCGAGCAAGTCCGGTTCGACCGTGGAGACCGACAGCCACCGGCGCGCCTACTGGCAGGCGTTCCTGGACGCCGGGATGACGGAGGCGGAGGCCGGCCGGCACTTCGTCATCGTCACCGACCCGGGCTCGCCGCTGGAGGCCACCGCGACCGAGATGGGCGCGTTCACCGTGCTCGCCGACCCGAACGTGGGCGGCCGGTACTCGGCGCTGACCGCGTTCGGCCTGGTGCCCTCGGCGCTGGCCGGGGTCGAGGTCGCGGAACTGCTCGACCAGGCCGACGCGCTGGCCGCGTCGCTCGGCGCGGACCGGGACAACCCGGCGCTCGCCCTGGGTGCCGCCCTGGGCGCGGCGGCGACGCTGGCCCGGGACAAGATCGCGCTGGTCTCCGACGGCACCGGCATCGACGGGCTCGGCGACTGGGCCGAGCAGCTGATCGCCGAGTCGACCGGCAAGGCCGGGGTGGGCATCCTGCCGGTGGTCGTGGAGTCTCCGCAGAGCCCCGGCGCCAGTGGTGCGGACGTGCTGACCGTCAGCTACGGCGGCGCGCTGGCACCTGGTGACATGCCGGGGGGCGGCGCGGCCCCGGACGTGGCCGTCAACGGCCCGCTGGGCGCGCAGTTCCTGGCCTGGGAGTACGCGACCGCGGTGGCCGGTGTGGTGCTCGGCATCGACCCGTTCAACCAGCCGAACGTCACCGAGTCCAAGGAGAACACCAACAAGATCCTGGCCTCGGGCCTGCCGGCGGAGACGCCGTCGTTCACCGAGGGCGCGATCGAGGTGTACGCCCCGCAGGGCGCCCCCGGGGACCTGGCCGGGGTGCTGCGCTGGCTGCTCGACGGGCTGGGCGACGACGGTTACCTCGCGGTGATGGCGTACCTCGACCGGTTCGCCGACGCCGACATGGCCAAGCTGCGGCCGCTGCTGGCCCAGGCGGGCGGCCGGCCGGTCACCTTCGGTTGGGGACCGCGGTTCCTGCACTCGACGGGTCAGTACCACAAGGGCGGCCCGCAGGTGGGCAGCTACCTCCAGGTGACCGGCGCGGTCGCGGAGGACCTGGCGGTGCCGGGCAAGCCGTACACCTTCGGTGAGTTGCAGGCGGCGCAGGCTGCCGGGGACCGGCAGGCGCTCGCCGGCCGGGAGCGCCCGGTGCTGCGGCTGCATCTGACCGACCGTGCCGCCGGTGTCGCCCAACTGCTCGACGCGGCCGGTGATCTGCGGGCGTGAGGATGGACGACGTGACTGAGGCGGAAGCGAGGGGGCGCCGTGAGCGCGAGGAGTGAGCCGGGTTTGCGAGCCCCGCAGTCGCGAACCGACGATGGCTCGGTGAACCCGCTGCGCGACCCGCAGGACCGCCGGTTGCCCCGGATCCCGGAGCCCTGCGCTCTGGTGATCTTCGGGGTGACCGGCGACCTGGCCCGCAAGAAGCTGCTCCCTGCCGTCTACGACCTGGCCAACCGAGGGCTGTTGCCGCCGGGTTTCGTGGTGCTCGGTTTCGCGCGCCGCGACTGGGGAGACGGCGACTTCGAGACGCTGGCCTGCGAGGCCGCCCGCAAGCACGCTCGTACTCCGTGGCGGGACGAGGTGTGGGCACGGCTGGCCGGCAACATCAAGTTCGTCGGCGGGTCGTTCGACGACGACGCGGCCTTCGACCAGCTCGCCTCGACGCTGGACGACCTGCGCCAGACCCACGGCATCACCGGCAACGCGGCGTTCTACTTCTCCATCCCCCCGGCCGCGTTCCCCGTCGTGCTCAAGCAGCTGGCCCGCACCGGGATGGCCGACAACGAGAAGTCCGGCGGTTGGCGTCGGGTCGTCGTGGAGAAGCCGTTCGGCAACGACCTGCCGTCGGCGAAGTCGCTCAACGACCTCGTCGACGACGTGTTCACCCGGGAGGACGTCTTCCGGATCGACCACTACCTGGGCAAGGAGACGGTCCAGAACATCCTGGCCCTGCGGTTCGCCAACAACCTGTTCGAGCCGCTGTGGAACTCCAAGTACGTCGACTCGGTGCAGATCACCATGGCCGAGGATGTCGGGATCGGCACCCGCGCCGGCTTCTACGACACCGTCGGCACCGCCCGTGACGTGCTCCAGAACCACCTCCTGCAACTGCTCGCCCTGGTGGCGATGGAGGAGCCGACCAGCTTCGACGCCGACGAGATCCGGGCCGAGAAGCTGAAGGTGCTCAAGGCCATCACCCTGCCCAAGGACGTCGCCCGGGACACCGTTCGCGGTCAGTACCTGCCCGGCTGGGTGGGCGGCGAGCGCGCTGTCGGTTACCTGGAGGAGCAGGACGTTCCGAGCGACTCCACCACGGAGACGTACGTGGCGGTGCGGCTGGGCATCCAGAACCGCCGCTGGGCCGAGGTGCCGTTCTACATCCGGGCCGGCAAGCGGCTGCCCCGGCGGGTCACCGAGGTCGCCATCATGTTCAAGAAGGCACCGCACCTGCCGTTCAACGACGCCGACATGGAGTCGCTGGGCAACAACCAGCTCGTGATCCGGGTGCAGCCGGACGAGGGTGTGGTGCTCAAGTTCGGCTCGAAGGTGCCGGGCACCACGATGGAGGTCCGCGACATCGCGATGGACTTCCAGTACGGCGAGGCGTTCACCGAGTCTAGCCCCGAGGCGTACGAGCGGCTGGTCCTGGACGTGCTGATCGGCGACCGCACCCTGTTCCCGGACGCGTCCGAGGTCGAGCAGAGCT
This portion of the Micromonospora zamorensis genome encodes:
- a CDS encoding ATP-grasp domain-containing protein, with translation MTTDHQSTRGEPRVALVTCADLADLDPDDRLVLAPLSAHGIAVDTAVWDDPDVDWSSYDLVVLRSPWDYALRRDEFVAWAATVPTLVNPADVVRWNTDKRYLAELTAAGVPTVPTSWVEPGESWQPPAETGEYVLKPSVSAGSQDTGRYDLADPEHRDLAAAHVRRLSDAGRVTMVQPYLRAVDTEGETALLFLAGPDGLTFSHAIRKGPMLTGPDLGPDGLYKAEEITSRTARPEQLAVAEKTLATVPGGTRQLLYARVDLIPGPDGEPVLVELELTEPSLFIGYADGAPDRLAAAIATHLARRA
- a CDS encoding heme o synthase; this translates as MSMITERPASNPAGQHPARAAEGPVARRDVRAVLSAYVALTKPRIVELLLVTTIPAMMLAEGGLPSLWLMAIVLIGGSLAAGAASVLNCYIDRDIDQLMRRTKRRPLPAHTVSPRSALVFGLVLAAISIVLMAAFTNLLAAGLTLAAIVYYDVVYTLWLKRSTPTNTFWGGACGAAPVLIGWAAVTGGLAPAAWGLFAVVFFWQMPHFYPLAMKYKDDYARAGIPMLPVVASTRRVNAEILIFAWLTVLTSLAVWPLGLSAIYGVPTLVVGAIFIVEAHRLCRRATRGEAVKPMRLFHWSTTYLTIVFVAVALDALI
- the tkt gene encoding transketolase; this encodes MAAKRPEHSALNWSDLDRRAVDTVRVLAMDAVEKSGNGHPGTAMSLAPAAYLLFNRVMRHNPADPNWPGRDRFVLSAGHSSLTLYIQLFLSGYPLALDDLKSLRQWGSLTPGHPEHGHTPGVETTTGPLGQGLGNAVGMAMAARRERGLFDPEAEPGASVFDHNIWCIVSDGDIEEGISHEASALAGHQQLGNLTVIYDDNEISIEDDTRIAKSEDVAARYEAYGWHVQTVDWRSGDADQGDYHEDAEALHAALLAAKAETGRPSFIALRTIIGWPAPNKQNTGKIHGSALGADEVKATKQILGFDPEQTFQVDEEVLAHARTVMGRGSDAEQAWTGEFDAWKKANPERTALYERMAGRVLPDGWADALPVFPADAKGVATRAASGKVLEALAPVLPELWGGSADLAESNNTTMKGEPSFIPASHATKDFPGHEYGRTLHFGIREHAMGAILNGIALHGGTRPYGGTFLVFSDYMRPSVRLAALMKLPVTYVWTHDSIGLGEDGPTHQPVEHLTALRAIPGLDVVRPADANETAWAWRMALEHTDRPTAMALSRQPLPTLDRDVLGSAEGVAKGGYVLAEASNGKPQVIIVGTGSEVQLCLTARERLEADGTPTRVVSMPCQEWFYEQDEAYRESVLPRGVKARVSVEAGIAMSWRGVVGDLGESVSLEHYGASAPHTVLFEQFGFTGDRIVAAAHASLARVGDITGFTTGN
- the tal gene encoding transaldolase is translated as MTDKLNELTAAGVAVWLDDLSRVRLSSGGLDQLRREKHVAGVTTNPTIFAKALSDADEYNWQLRDLATRGIEVEESVRMLTTYDVRWACDVMRPSYDGSAGVDGRVSIEVDPRVAHDSDRTVAEAKALWWLVDRPNLFIKIPATEEGLSAITDTLAEGISVNVTLIFGLDRYSAVMEAFLAGLEKAKANGHDLSTIGSVASFFVSRVDAEVDKRLEKIGSEQAKSLRGKAAVANAQLAYERYTEVFSSDRWKALADAGAHPQRPLWASTSTKNPDYRDVIYVEELIAPGTVNTMPESVIHAYADHGETRGDTITGAYDAARKVFADLESVGVDMADVIATLEREGVEKFEASWQELLDGVRKSLEAAAKGKGSPNKAAKGNAKGAEKAGGA
- the zwf gene encoding glucose-6-phosphate dehydrogenase; this encodes MNPLRDPQDRRLPRIPEPCALVIFGVTGDLARKKLLPAVYDLANRGLLPPGFVVLGFARRDWGDGDFETLACEAARKHARTPWRDEVWARLAGNIKFVGGSFDDDAAFDQLASTLDDLRQTHGITGNAAFYFSIPPAAFPVVLKQLARTGMADNEKSGGWRRVVVEKPFGNDLPSAKSLNDLVDDVFTREDVFRIDHYLGKETVQNILALRFANNLFEPLWNSKYVDSVQITMAEDVGIGTRAGFYDTVGTARDVLQNHLLQLLALVAMEEPTSFDADEIRAEKLKVLKAITLPKDVARDTVRGQYLPGWVGGERAVGYLEEQDVPSDSTTETYVAVRLGIQNRRWAEVPFYIRAGKRLPRRVTEVAIMFKKAPHLPFNDADMESLGNNQLVIRVQPDEGVVLKFGSKVPGTTMEVRDIAMDFQYGEAFTESSPEAYERLVLDVLIGDRTLFPDASEVEQSWQVIDPLEHAWAGTTPEPYRAGEWGPRASDEMLAREGRAWRRA